From a region of the Chitinophaga caseinilytica genome:
- a CDS encoding AI-2E family transporter, protein MLPTHRSSSRNTVESVIVLLLLLALFVAVYDVLRVFFGVFTFAIIFAVSLAQPFERLCRRTGQRRTLAAIIYSILLLAIVALPFILIISALGKHASQLLSFAGEVREHGLPPLPDNIASLPVVGNSIAEFWQQLRDNPREALVGHDRQINLLLHRLLTGGAGIAGATIQCVLGILVSAMLLAAGPKTLLPLKNILRHLLGRSDAQTLIQASLSAIRGVSIGVMGTAFIASALSYIGFAIAGLHFKMLFTAVIFFLVLIQVGPLLVWLPLVIWAAVEGHTGLAVFLAVYGGFVLAADAILKPILIAKSGGRLPFLVLFIGVVGGLAAWGFTGMFKGAIILSVAYTLYDSWLERKRQHNRPGHLPSTGT, encoded by the coding sequence TATCGTGCTACTGTTACTGCTGGCCCTGTTCGTAGCCGTTTACGATGTGCTCCGCGTGTTTTTCGGCGTCTTCACCTTCGCCATCATCTTCGCCGTTTCCCTCGCACAACCGTTCGAACGGCTTTGCAGGCGCACCGGGCAGCGGCGCACCCTTGCCGCCATCATCTATTCCATATTGTTGCTGGCCATTGTGGCATTGCCTTTCATCCTGATCATCAGCGCCCTCGGCAAACACGCCTCGCAATTGCTGTCGTTCGCCGGCGAAGTGCGCGAGCATGGCCTCCCACCCCTCCCCGACAACATTGCCTCCCTGCCGGTCGTGGGCAACAGCATCGCGGAGTTCTGGCAGCAACTGCGCGACAATCCCCGCGAAGCGCTCGTGGGGCACGATCGCCAGATCAACCTCCTCCTGCACCGGCTGCTCACCGGCGGCGCAGGGATCGCGGGGGCCACGATCCAGTGTGTGCTGGGCATTCTCGTGTCTGCCATGCTCCTGGCGGCAGGGCCCAAAACGCTGCTGCCGCTTAAAAACATCCTGCGCCACCTGCTGGGCCGCAGCGATGCGCAAACCCTTATCCAGGCAAGCCTGAGCGCCATCCGTGGCGTTTCCATCGGCGTCATGGGCACCGCGTTCATCGCCAGCGCATTGTCGTACATCGGGTTCGCCATCGCCGGCCTGCATTTCAAAATGCTGTTTACCGCCGTCATTTTTTTCCTCGTGCTGATCCAGGTAGGCCCGCTGCTCGTCTGGCTGCCGCTGGTGATCTGGGCGGCCGTGGAAGGGCATACCGGCCTGGCCGTGTTCCTCGCGGTGTACGGCGGCTTCGTGCTGGCGGCGGATGCCATATTGAAACCGATCCTCATCGCCAAAAGCGGTGGACGGCTGCCTTTTCTCGTGCTGTTCATCGGCGTAGTAGGCGGGCTTGCCGCCTGGGGTTTCACCGGTATGTTCAAAGGCGCCATCATCCTATCGGTTGCGTATACACTGTACGATTCGTGGCTGGAACGGAAACGGCAACACAACCGGCCAGGGCATCTTCCGTCAACCGGAACATGA
- a CDS encoding carboxypeptidase-like regulatory domain-containing protein: MKRITSLAFVALTCCMACSKSGDKNPDNPNPDNPGNEGVPTIVSVPVLRGDTTITMGPTTNYAIVMKGLPTIRPVFPKLALKPKKVRGYVTDASGNPIEGAELGLLKKVSGFQQLVTTTTNDKGYYEIEFEGAAEFKHAFAVINYVGKPVPISLFTADSVASVYTYDKGGVEHWMALGHGTANAADAAHRPWYSNNYFGGSIYLNWDVYDGPLSTDGALPKNAEIILKLTPAGGMLYDASRTFTIRQKLGNNFLSCNINNIPIGIYKIEAKLADGRALKMEVHGPYRSDTYGLQYDTDTKAWYVSFVPGFNATSKPMPNRSEWDQANVYVRL, from the coding sequence ATGAAACGGATCACTTCACTCGCGTTCGTCGCGCTCACATGCTGCATGGCCTGTTCGAAAAGCGGCGACAAAAACCCCGACAACCCCAATCCCGACAATCCCGGAAACGAAGGCGTGCCCACGATCGTATCGGTGCCCGTGCTCCGCGGAGACACCACCATCACCATGGGCCCCACCACCAATTACGCCATCGTCATGAAAGGACTGCCCACCATCCGCCCCGTATTCCCCAAACTGGCGCTCAAACCGAAAAAAGTACGCGGCTACGTGACAGACGCGTCTGGCAACCCCATCGAAGGCGCAGAACTGGGCCTGCTGAAAAAGGTATCGGGCTTCCAGCAACTGGTCACCACAACTACCAACGACAAAGGATATTATGAAATCGAGTTCGAAGGCGCCGCGGAATTCAAGCACGCGTTCGCCGTCATCAATTATGTCGGAAAACCCGTGCCCATCAGTCTTTTCACGGCAGACAGCGTAGCCAGCGTCTACACCTACGACAAAGGCGGCGTGGAACACTGGATGGCCCTCGGCCACGGTACCGCCAATGCCGCCGATGCCGCCCATCGCCCATGGTATTCCAACAACTACTTCGGCGGATCGATCTACCTGAACTGGGATGTTTACGACGGACCACTCAGCACCGATGGCGCGCTGCCGAAAAATGCCGAAATCATCCTGAAACTGACGCCCGCCGGCGGTATGCTCTACGATGCCAGCCGGACGTTCACCATCCGCCAGAAATTAGGCAACAACTTCCTCAGCTGTAACATCAACAATATTCCCATCGGTATTTACAAGATTGAAGCGAAACTGGCCGATGGCCGTGCGCTGAAAATGGAGGTACATGGCCCGTACAGATCGGACACTTACGGTCTGCAATACGATACGGACACCAAAGCCTGGTATGTTTCCTTCGTACCGGGTTTCAACGCCACCTCCAAGCCGATGCCCAACCGCAGCGAGTGGGACCAGGCCAATGTGTATGTGAGATTATAA
- a CDS encoding DEAD/DEAH box helicase, producing MSFEKLGLITPILRALETQGYTTPTPIQEQAIPVVLEKRDLLACAQTGTGKTAAFAIPILQLLYKEKEAAQAPDRHIKTLILTPTRELAIQIAENIRDYGAHTGIRHLVIFGGVSAQGQIDGLRRGTDILIATPGRLLDLWQQGHINLHYIRQFVLDEADRMLDMGFIHDVKRVITKLPQKRQTLFFSATMPDEIAGLANSILSNPEKVAVTPVSSTAEKVEQQLYYTDKASKRKLLVHVLNDASIVSALVFTRTKHGADRVAKELSKSGITASAIHGDKSQNSRQRALTDFKAGRIRCLVATDIAARGIDVDNLSHVINFEIPNVPETYVHRIGRTGRGGASGIALSFCDDEERAYVKDIIKLIKQQIPVVSDHPFPALEAPAAPAPAVQLRQSSSQQANNRKQQQKRKWHGRPQQNKQKI from the coding sequence TTGTCATTCGAGAAATTAGGCCTCATTACACCCATACTTCGCGCACTGGAAACACAAGGCTATACAACACCAACTCCCATCCAGGAACAGGCGATCCCTGTAGTGCTGGAGAAACGGGACCTGCTGGCGTGCGCCCAGACCGGTACCGGCAAAACCGCAGCGTTCGCTATTCCGATCCTGCAGTTGCTTTATAAGGAAAAAGAGGCCGCCCAGGCGCCCGACCGTCATATCAAAACGCTCATCCTTACGCCAACGCGTGAACTGGCGATCCAGATCGCGGAGAATATCCGGGATTATGGCGCGCACACCGGCATCCGCCACCTCGTTATTTTCGGGGGCGTTTCCGCGCAAGGCCAGATCGATGGACTGAGACGCGGAACGGATATCCTCATTGCCACGCCCGGCCGGCTGCTCGACCTCTGGCAGCAGGGGCACATCAACCTGCATTACATCCGCCAGTTCGTGCTCGACGAAGCCGACCGTATGCTCGACATGGGCTTTATCCACGACGTAAAGCGTGTGATCACCAAACTGCCGCAGAAAAGACAGACCCTGTTCTTTTCCGCCACCATGCCCGACGAAATCGCCGGCCTGGCGAACTCCATCCTCTCCAACCCTGAAAAAGTGGCCGTAACGCCCGTTTCCAGCACGGCGGAGAAAGTGGAGCAGCAGCTGTATTACACCGATAAAGCGAGCAAGCGCAAACTGCTCGTGCATGTGTTGAATGACGCATCCATCGTGAGCGCACTCGTCTTCACCCGTACCAAGCACGGCGCAGACCGCGTCGCCAAAGAACTGAGCAAGTCTGGCATCACCGCCAGCGCCATTCACGGCGACAAGTCCCAGAACTCGCGCCAGCGCGCCCTCACCGATTTCAAGGCGGGCCGCATCCGTTGCCTGGTAGCTACAGACATCGCCGCGCGCGGTATCGACGTAGACAACCTGTCGCATGTGATCAACTTCGAGATCCCCAACGTGCCTGAAACGTATGTTCACCGCATCGGCCGTACCGGTCGCGGCGGCGCAAGCGGCATCGCGCTTTCTTTCTGCGACGATGAAGAAAGGGCATATGTGAAGGATATCATAAAGCTCATCAAGCAGCAGATCCCCGTTGTCAGCGATCATCCTTTCCCGGCTCTGGAAGCGCCCGCAGCCCCGGCTCCCGCCGTACAGCTGCGCCAGTCTTCTTCCCAGCAGGCGAACAATCGCAAGCAGCAGCAAAAGCGGAAATGGCACGGCCGTCCGCAGCAGAACAAACAGAAAATCTAA
- a CDS encoding M949_RS01915 family surface polysaccharide biosynthesis protein, whose protein sequence is MQQISYFRRMRRFITSILLFLPAFAFAQEVKIIPRAEIDAEYETKFPVFRGFSYVDNSGSWKILLCENQDKITAKDTVNTALQAVCLLEDHGGYLEKWTLNDFIEKEMEESHIWFTTSYCSFRDLDADGRIDPIIVYMTKDGNGIRRVKVFVVYKNEKFAVRAVENEFDNGRSLRYAPGFDKLPAPIRSTVETLLQRMRKDRGLLLKNG, encoded by the coding sequence ATGCAGCAGATTTCTTATTTTCGCCGGATGCGCCGCTTCATTACCTCCATCCTCCTGTTTCTCCCTGCATTCGCCTTCGCGCAGGAAGTGAAAATTATCCCCCGCGCGGAAATCGATGCAGAATACGAAACGAAGTTCCCCGTGTTCAGGGGCTTCAGCTACGTCGATAATTCCGGCAGCTGGAAAATCCTCCTCTGCGAAAACCAGGATAAAATAACCGCCAAAGATACCGTCAACACCGCGCTCCAGGCCGTCTGCCTCCTCGAAGACCATGGCGGCTACCTCGAGAAATGGACCCTGAACGATTTCATCGAAAAAGAGATGGAGGAATCCCATATCTGGTTCACGACGAGCTACTGCTCCTTCCGCGATCTCGACGCCGATGGCCGCATCGATCCCATCATCGTGTACATGACGAAAGACGGCAACGGAATCCGCCGCGTGAAAGTGTTCGTGGTGTACAAAAACGAAAAATTCGCCGTCCGCGCCGTGGAAAATGAGTTCGATAATGGCCGGTCGCTGCGCTACGCGCCGGGGTTCGACAAACTGCCGGCACCCATCCGCAGCACGGTGGAAACCCTGCTGCAGCGCATGCGGAAAGACCGGGGGCTCCTGCTGAAAAACGGCTAA